Below is a window of Candidatus Aminicenantes bacterium DNA.
CCTCCACCTCCGATAAGGATAAAGGCGCAGTGGTCAAAGGCGAGACAGGCGTGATGGTGAGGACGCTGATCAATTTCGTACTTTCCCTTTAATATATATCCAGTCGATTCCGAAAACTGATATAAAATATAGTATTTGCGTTAACAAGGAGGAGAAATGAAAGTCAAGTGGTTAGGTCATGCTTCTTTATTAATCACCTCAGATAAGGGAACCAAGATTATTACAGACCCTTATACACCTGGCGTGTACGGCCTTGAGTATAAGCCGATCACGGAAGCCGCAGACATCGTGACCATTAGCCACGAGCATGACGATCACAACAACGTGAAAAGCATACCCGGCAAACCCCAGATACTCAAGGGCGCCGGCAAGCATCAGGCGAAAGGCATCGAGTTCCGCGGCATTGCCAGCTGCCACGACGAATGCGGCGGCAAGGAACGCGGCGACAATACGATATTCGTTTTTACGGTCGATGATATAAAGCTCTGTCATCTGGGGGACCTGGGCCGCGTCCTGACCGATAAGGAGGCCTCCGAGATCGGCAAGGTGGATGTCCTGATGATACCGGTGGGCGGGAGCTTCACCATAGACGCCACCGGAGCCGATAAGGTTATCGCTCAGCTGAAACCCCGCATCGTACTCCCGATGCACTACCAGACGGACAGATGCCCGAACT
It encodes the following:
- a CDS encoding MBL fold metallo-hydrolase; this encodes MKVKWLGHASLLITSDKGTKIITDPYTPGVYGLEYKPITEAADIVTISHEHDDHNNVKSIPGKPQILKGAGKHQAKGIEFRGIASCHDECGGKERGDNTIFVFTVDDIKLCHLGDLGRVLTDKEASEIGKVDVLMIPVGGSFTIDATGADKVIAQLKPRIVLPMHYQTDRCPNFPVANADPFLKGKKNVKKIDDSKVELKASQLPKDTQIYVLKHEL